The sequence TCATGTCTGGTTTGATATTAACAGATGGAAGTATGCTGTTAAATCTATTAGCAAATCCTTAGTCAGCTTAGATTCTACCAATCAAGCATTCTACCAAAAGAACACTACTGAGTATTTACTTCAACTAGATAGCCTTGAAGAATATGTAATACAAAGACTCAAAGAAATCCCCAAAGATCAGCGGATTCTTGTCACTGCTCATGATGCCTTTGTCTATTTTGGAGATGCCTACAACATTCAAGTAGAAGCGCTTCAGGGTATTTCTACTGTAGCCGATTTTGGTTTAAAAGACATTGCTCAGATTACAGACTTGATTATTGACAATAACATAAAAGCAATTTTTGTTGAAACTAGTGTGTCTGAGAAGTCCATCAATGCCGTTGTGACAGGATGCAGAGAAAGAGGGCATGATATAAGGATTGGTGGGTATCTATATTCTGATGCAATGGGTGAATTTGGCACAGAAGAAGGAACCTACATTGGGATGTTTAAAAAAAATATTGAAACAATTGTGGAGGCTTTGAAATAGCTTCTAGCAATTGGTAATTTGGCCATTGGAATATGAGAGATTTTAGAAATCTAGAGGTATGGCAGGAAGCACATCAAATAGCTTTGAAGTGCTATCATATATCTAAAAGTTTTCCTAACGAAGAAAAGTTTGGTATTACAAGTCAACTTAGAAGAAGTGCTCTTTCAATTCCAACAAATATTGCGGAAGGTTGCGGAAGGAGTGGTCAATTAGAGTTCAAACGATTCTGCGAAATAGCTATGGGATCTGCTGCAGAGGTTGAGTATTTGCTCTATTTCAGCAGCGAAATAGACCTAATTAGTAAGCCTGATTACAATGAAATTAATAATGAGTTAATCACATTGAGGAAGAGACTAAACGCGCTTATCCAAAAACTAAAAGTCAATGTCTAATAGCTTTGTAAAACAAGTTGAAAATCCGGCACTTGAGATCCATGATCTCACGGTAAGTTATGATAAAAAACCAGTCCTATGGGGTATTGACTTATCTGTACCTAAAGGTGCTCTTTGTGGTATCATCGGTCCTAATGGAGCAGGTAAATCAACGCTTATTAAGGCTGTAATGGATCTAGTGGACATGAACTCTGGATACGTAAAACTTTTTGATCAATCTCTAAAAGAAGTAAGAAAGCAAGTAAGTTATGTTCCACAAAGAGAATCTGTGGATTGGGACTTTCCAGCATCTGTACTCGATGTAGTATTAATGGGAAGATATTCAAAACTTGGGTTATTCAGAAATCCGAGAAAAGCAGATAAGGAAGCTGCAATGAAAGCTTTGGAACTGGTCGGTATGGACAAATACCATAAGCGTCAAATATCCCAGCTCTCAGGCGGTCAACAACAACGTGTATTTCTGGCAAGGGCTCTAACTCAAAATGCCGACATCTATTTTTTAGATGAACCATTTGCTGGAGTAGATGCGGCAACAGAAAAAGCTATCTTTAAAATACTTCAAGAGCTCTCAAGGGAAAGTAAGACTATCATAGTTGTTCACCATGATTTACAATCTGTAGAAACTTATTTTGATTGGGTTATCCTTCTAAATCTTCGCTTAGTTGCGTCAGGACCCACCAAGGAAGTGTTTAGCCCGCAACTTCTGGAAGAAACGTATGGTGGAAAGCTAACCCTTTTAACAGAAGTTGGAGAGCTCGTCCAAAAAGGGGAATTTCAAGCGAGAGAAAAGCAATAATGGAAACCTTAATTGAATTCTTTTCTTTCAAATATCCAAACATCAAATACGTAGTATTCGGTGCAGTTCTGCTTTCTATTAGTTCAGCCGTAGTGGGTTGTTTTACATTCATAAAGAAAAAATCCCTTGTGGGAGATGTGATCTCTCATGCAGTTCTACCCGGAATTTGTATCTCTTTCATGATCTCAGGAAGTAAAGATCCATTCCTACTAATTATTGGAGCATTTATCTCCGGTTGGATATCGATTATTGTAATGGATGCAATTATTCAAAACACAAAAATTAAAGAAGACGCAGCTACAGGCCTATCCCTCTCTGTATTCTTTGGCATTGGTATTTTGTTGATGACGTACATACAGCATTCCGGTAATGCTTCACAAAGTGGTCTGGATACATTTCTTTTTGGCAAAGCAGCTGCACTTGTAGGTAAAGATTTAGTTGCATTCAGCATTATTGCTTTTATCGTATTAATCACAGTTTTTGCATTCTATAAAGAATTTAAACTCATCAGTTTTGATCCAAATTTTGCGCGTGTAATTGGACTTCCTATTAAGAAATTGGAAATGGTTTTGACATCTGTCACGGTTTTAGCTGTTGTAACTGGCATACAAGCTGTAGGTGTTGTTTTAATGGCAGCTATGCTTATTACTCCTGCAGCTGCAGCTAGGTTTTGGACAAACAGGTTATCCAAAATGATTTTACTAGCCTCCGTATTTGGAGCTTTTTCAGGAGTTAGTGGAGCCTACATTTCATACAGTGCTCCTTCTATGCCTACCGGACCATGGATGGTTATGATCTTATCAATAATCGCGTTATTCTCTTTTTTCTTCGCTCCAAGAAAAGGGATCGTGGTAAGGCAATGGAGAAGGTTTTCCATTCGAAGACAACTACTGGAAGAGAATCTATTAAAAGCATTTTACAGGATTGGGGAGAATAGCGGCGAACATTACAGTGTCGTAGCAGTAGATGATATTCGACTTATTAGAAATTTCTCTTCAGCTCAATTAGTTAAGGGCTTAAGAAAGTTAAAAACACATGGGTATGTTAAGAAAACAAGCCAAAACTGGTTGTTGACTAAAGAAGGTTTTGAAAAAGGCAAACGGATAACAAGACTTCACAGGCTTTGGGAACTTTACCTAACCAAATATTTACGAATTGCTCCTGATCACGTTCATGAGGATGCTGACACTATAGAGCATGTAATAACTCCGGAACTTGAAGCACGACTAGAGAAGCTACTAGAGTATCCTACTTCAGACCCCCACTCTTCCGAGATACCAAAATAATGGATGCTTTCTGGATTATATTGACAGGTTCCTTAGTTGCAGTTAGCTGCTCCATGCTTGGCACGTTTCTCGTTTTAAGAAAAATGTCAATGGTAGGTGATGCTATTTCACACTCAGTATTACCGGGAATTGTTATCGCTTTCTTCATTGCCGGAAGCATGCAGTCAGTCTGGATGCTATTAGGTGCAGGAATTCTAGGAATACTGACCACCTTCTTGATTGAGTTCTTTCACCAGAAAGGAAAATTACAAGCTGATGCCTCCATTGGTGTAACATTTACCTGGCTGTTTGCTTTAGGTGTTATACTCGTAACCTATTATGCGGGCAATGCCCATATAGATCAAGACTGTATTCTTCATGGTGAAATCGCCTATGTGCCAATAGATCTTATCTATACAAACTCTGGTAATCCTATTGCGCCGAAGGCCGTCATAATCCTCACGGTAGTACTAATTCTTATTCTTCTTTTTATCTTCTTATTCTATAAGGAACTATTCATTACAACATTTGACTCGTCTTTTGCTACTGCTATAGGTATATCCACATCTAAATGGCATTATGCTTTAATGAGTCTGGTTTCACTTACAACAGTCGCTTCTTTTGAATCAGTGGGAGCGATCTTGGTTGTTGCTCTCTTAATTACTCCCGCAGCTTCAGCTTATTTAGTAACAAACCAATTGAAGTCTATGTTAATACTAAGTTCCGTTTTTGGAGTTTTTAGTTCTTTCTTAGGCTATTGGTTAAGCTATATTTTAGATGGATCAATTGCAGGTGCTATGGTGACTGTTTCCGGAGCTATTTTCGCATGCTGTTACATAATTACAAGATTTAAAAAATGAAGAATATTCTTTACGTTCTATTCACTTTACTCTTAACATCTTCCTGTTATGATAGGTTATCTATGGAAGGTTTTGACGAAGAGCTATGGATCAATTCCAAAGAAGATTGCAGCACATATCGGCTGGATGTAGCTAGTTTGATAATAGAAAAACAAGACATTCTATTGAAAGGGACTCAGAATGAAGTGGAGAGTTTATTAGGCAAAGCTGAGGAACATGAGCTCTATAATAGAAATCAGAAATTTTTTCATTATCGTCTAACTCCTCCAAATAGTTGTGGAGATCAGAAGACAATCAAATTCCTTTCGGTAAGATTTAACGCAATAGGAAGAGCAAACTTAGTCCAGGTAATGCTCCGTGAGCCTCAGTAGGTTATTAAGGAATGCACATCGCAATCGTAAGGCTTAAGGGAATTAACGCCTTTTAAAAAGCCTAATTCAACTAAAAAGGAAAATCCCGCCACTTCTCCACCAGATACCTTGATCAACTCTGCGGCCGCCATTGCTGTTCCCCCGGTAGCAAGCAAGTCATCATGAACTAACACTTTTTGATTTTGGAGGATACCATCGCGATGTATTTCCATCTCAGCGGATCCATACTCTAGATCATACTTATAAGAAAAGGTATCTGCTGGCAGTTTTCCTTTCTTTCGAATAGGAATAAATGGGATTCCCAATTTTTGTGCAAGGGAATTCCCCCAAATGAATCCACGTGATTCGATTCCAACTATTGCATCAATGTCTATCCTACTCCAATAGTCAGCTAGGGCTTTTGTAATATCTGAGCTGAGGCTAACATCTTTCAGAAGTGGTGTAATATCTTTAAAAACAATTCCTGGTTTTGGAAAATCAGGTACATCTCTAATTGAATTAATAATTCTTTCTTGTAGATTCATGAATAAGAAAAAAAATAGGTTTTAAAATTGAGGCATCATATTTGAAAACATAATCACAAAAAACTCTGTGACTATGAAAACGGCAAGATAAGGTCATTTGAACTTTCTATTCAAACCCATCAACTTGCATATTCAAAGTCCCAACTTAAAATAATTATCGACATGAAAAATCTATACTCAATATTATTTTTTCTGTGTTTAGTTACTGCAACTCAAGCACAGAAGCTTTCTAAAATTGAAGAATTACTTCAATCAAAGCAAAAGTGGAATGTAATGGATGTTAAAAGCAGGCGTCCTTATTTCGAAATTGGAGAAACATTTACCATTCGGATAGACCGTAAATTCTATCACGATAGAAATAACTATGCAAAGCTAGGTGGAGACTGGAGTCTGAATGGCAAGGATTTAATCCTAACATATGATTCTTTCACTGAAGAAAGAAGAAGGATTCCTTATGTATATAAGATCAAGAAGTGGGGGAAAAATGGTTTTCGACTTTCTTATCGGAACAAATACAATAAAAAAGAAAAAGTCTATTTGAAATAATTCAGCCCCTTTTTAGGGGCTTTTTTCATTATCAATGACTACACAGTAGTCATCGACTATTAAAGACTATGAACATTAAGCTAGCTACATTCTCATTAATCTTATTTTCATTAGCCTTTTCTGGCTATTCTCAAGAAACTTCCAGTGAGTATTCTGATTATTCTTATTTATGGGAAGAAACGGCAAAAAAGAAAAAAAAGAAGCGAAAGAAAAAAGATCAAATAGTCAAAATAGATTCATTACAAATTCCATCTGATAGTTTGCTTCTGGATAGTCTTAAACAACAAGCATTACTAGTTTCATCTGATACACTAAAACCAGATTCCACTATTGTCAGCAAGATTGATTCCTTAGAAAACAAGGAAACAATAGAAAAGCCTAAACCTAAAAGGGAACGAGTAGAGCGTCCTTCCATCAGTGATTTCAGAGAACCAATGGTGCTCCCAAACGATAATGGCAGTATAAATGGAGGAATGACTTACACACAGATCGATGGAAAAGATTATGTAGGATTGGTGTTATCTCCTGAGTTTAAACTTGGGAAGGTTGGTGTCGGACTGAATGTTCCAATTCTCTATGGGTTGGACGACAAGTCTATACGCACGGAAATATTCGAAGATGGTGTCGGTGTTGCTAGGTTATTCAGATACATAAGGTATGGAGCTCAAAAAAAGGATCCTGTGTATGTAAAGGCAGGAGAAATTTCAGGTTTAATGCTTGGCTATGGAGGGTTAATGAATAACTATACTAATTCTACCAGTTACGAAAAACGCAAAGTCGGGATTCATGCTGATTTTAATTACGATCGATTTGTAGGCCTGGAATTATTATATAGCGACTTGAACCCTCAATCATTCAATCTTTTTGGTGCACGACCATATATCAGACCTCTTTCTGCATTCCCATTGAAGATTATCAATACACTTGAAGTGGGAGCCTCATACATCGTAGATAAGGATCAGACGGATATCATTACCAGTGATTCTACCAGCACGACTTATACGTTCACAAAATCTGGAGCAAAGGGATTAGGAATAGATATGGGCCTAACGTTGTTAAGCTCCCCTTTTATACAGATTGACATGTTTGCTTCTTATTCTAGGCTAAATATTGAGAGTGATACCTTGACTCAACTAGCGAATGCTTTTGGTGAAAATGATTTTAAAACAGGTTCAGGAGTATCTGTGGGAATGAACTTCAGAATGCATTTTATCGCAGATGTTTTTAGCACAGATATACGTATCGAACGACTCAACAACTCAGACCATTATATTCCTCAGTTCTTCAATGCGACATATGAAATAAATAAAGATGCCAGAATCGCTTCTTTGATCACTACAGAAGGGAAAAATGGTATTTATGGATCACTAAGAGGCCATGTATTGAAGAAGGTCTCTCTTGGTGGTAGCTTGATGATACCAGATGATATTTCAGTTGCATCACCTGCGTTCGTAGAATTATCTGCAGATATGGAAAGATTAGCTGATAAATTTTCATTTCATGGGAATTATGTAAAAGGAGATCTGGATGATTTAGGAGATGCGTTCAGTTTCGACGAACGCTCATTAGCCAAAATGCGCTTTATCTACCACATGAATAAATTCTTGGCAACAGGTGTAGATTACTACTGGTTATTTACCCCAACAGCAGAAGGTGAATTCCAAGCTACAAAATACGTGATGCCTTATTTTGGAGTAAGTATCGCTCTCTAGAAGCTTTTATTCTAATTATTCAAACCTCAATGAGTCGATAGGGTCAAGCTTAGACGCTTTGTAGGCTGGGATATAACCAGATATTAATCCTACTGCAACACCAATTAGTACTGCGATGAACATCCATAGCCATGGAACTACAAAACCGGAATTAAATATCAATGATGATGTCAGGTTTCCTATGGTCATTCCCAGTACAATACCTCCTATACCCCCCATTTGACAGATTACAATTGCTTCAATTAAGAACTGCTGACGAATTTTTAATGGTGTGGCACCCAAAGCTTTTCGAACCCCAATCTCTCTTGTCCTCTCTGTAACAGAAACAAGCATGATATTCATCAAGCCAATTGAAGCTCCTATAAGAGTAACGAAACCTATTGTAAATCCACCTGCTCTAAGGTAGCCCGTGATTTCTCCCATACGCTCAGCAAGCGATTTACTAGCGGAGAGTTCAAATGAATCTTCATCTCCAAGTCTATCTTGACGAATCGCTCGCATTAAACCGCGGGCGATTCCCATCGCATTTTCCATCTGCGTAGGATCAGTAACAGAAACTGCTATTTCATATCCAAAATTTCTTTCTGGTGCTATTATCCTAGCCGTTTGCATCGGAATAATTATGGTCCTGTCTATATTCGAATTACCACTTGCTCCTCCCTGTTCTGCAATTGTCCCCACAATTCTGAACTTATTCCCCATCAAGCTAATTTTCTTACCCACAGGACTCTCATTGTCATCAAACAGTTCATCGATTACATCACTCCCAACAAGAGCCACATAACTACCATTTAAGCTTTCATTGGCTGAGAATGGCCGACCTTGATCTACATCATATCCATCTACTGTGAGGTAATTTTCATCCCCACCCCTAACAATTTGATTTGGGTTAGTAACCTTCGATTCATACTTCACTTCAGCTTGCCCTGTAATTACCGTATATATTGAGACAACTCCAGGTCCTTCATACTTCTCTTTGAAAGTTAATAGTTCATTATAAGTGACCTTAGGATACCTCTTCGCCTTTTTTCCATCTGAAGATCCTCTATCTCTCCGCTTATCTTCAATATCAAATGTGTTTGCGCCAAGACTAGAGAAGCTATTATTAATTGAATTCTGAATTCCATCTATGGCAGTTAAAATACCAACCAAAGATGTGATACCAATGGAAATAATGGCTGCAGTCAGGAATGTTCTAAGCTTATTAGCCTTAATGGATTTAATTCCTTCTTTAATGTTTTCGCGAATGTTCATCGTTTGGCTTTAGTAAAACACATGATTTTGATTAACGTTGTATATACAAAAGTGATGCATATGCGGGGAATATTGTTACTAATTTTCTTAAATGTATTTATATCCAGTCAGGCGGCATATATCCTTATCCCAATGGATGAGGGTCAGTCTAATCACCTGAAAGCTTATGGAATAGCTTATTGGATTCTTGAAAAAGAAGTGGAAGTTGATTGGATGCTTAATTATAAGGGTGGAAGTTTTATGATTAAACATCTGCAAGCCTTTGAAAATGAATGCATTATAAGAGGAGTTTCTTATCAAGTCATTTCAGATGCGGAGGCCAATGATGTTCTCAATCTGATTGCTAGTCCATCTTCCAACATGGATGTGATGAAACTTGAGAAATTTCCAAAAATTGCGGTCTATTCTCCAAAAAGTAAGCAGCCCTGGGACGATGCTGTTACATTGGTACTGACGTACGCTGAAATACCTTATGATGTAATCTTTGATGACGAAATCATGGGTGACGAACTTCCCAAGTATGATTGGCTTCATTTACACCATGAGGACTTTACCGGACAGTATGGCAAATTTTATAGAGCATATCATCACTTTCCCTGGTATCAACAGCAACAGCGTGAATATGAGGAATCTGCTAAAAAGCATGGATTTAGTAAAGTTTCACAACTTAAGTTAGCTACTGTCCAACGAATTAAATCTTACGTAGCTAGCGGAGGATTTTTGTTTGCCATGTGTTCAGCTACGGATACATACGACATTGCTCTTGCTGCCGAGGGATTGGATATTGTAGAAAATATCTATGACGGAGACCCAGCTGATCCACGAGCGCAATCGAAGCTTGACTTCTCTAAGACTATGGCATTTGAAAATTTCACTATTGAGCGAGACCCAATGCGTTATGAGTACTCCAACATAGATAATCAAGCAAATGAGCGAGGCTTGATTGAGAGGAATGATTACTTCACTTTATTTGAATTCTCCGCAAAATGGGATCCAATACCAACTATGCTAACTCAGAATCATCAGCAGATCATCCATGGCTTTATGGGGCAAACTACTGGTTTCAAAAAGCAACTGGTCAAAGGAGATGTAATCGTGATGGGGCAAACGCCAAGTATCAATGAAGCGAAGTATATTCATGGAATAATGGGACGAGGATTTTGGACGTTTTATGGTGGGCATGATCCGGAAGATTATCAACATTTTGTCAATGAACCCCCTACTGATCTAAACTTACATCCAAATTCTGCTGGGTATCGATTGATATTAAATAACATTCTATTTCCAGCAGCAAAAAAGAAGAAACAAAAGACCTAGTGAAACGATATTACTCAGAAACAAGTACTATGACCAAATGACGATATACCTATATCTCTTACAGAAGAAAATGAATTGATAGCAGAAATCATTAAAATCAACCCACAGATAAGAATAAGTATTTCTTCTAGTGCATTCGATCTGGACGTGGCACAAGATCTCTCATGATGTCTGCTTCTCCGGTGAGGAATTCTTTCCAACGCTTCTCAACCCTCTCTTCGTCCATATATTCTTTAGCCAAATCAATAAAATTGTGATAATGACCAGCTTCAGAAATCATTAAATCATAGTAAAATCGTTGAAGCTCCTGATCGTCCAGGTTTTTCCAAAGTAGTTTAAATCGTTCACAGCTTCTAGCTTCTATTAGCGCATTCATCAATAGCCGTTCAACTAATTGTTCTTCTCTGGCACCTCCCTTCTTTATAATTCCATTCAATCGAGAGACATATTCATCTTTTCTGGGCTTCCCCAGGCCAAATCCTCGCTTCTTCAAATGTGAAATTACCAACTCAAAATGTGCCCACTCCTCAGCCACTACTGGTGTAAGTACATCCACAAGTTTTTCGCGTTCAGGAAACATGATGATAAGTGAAATACAAGAGGAAGCAGCTTTTTGCTCACAATAGGCATGATCAACCAAGATATCCTCAATATTTTTTTCAGCAATGTTTACCCATCTTGGGTCTGTGGGTAACTCAAGTCCTAAAGTCGTTTTAGCAGGATTCATTAGTCAAAAAACATCCATCTAATAGCTAAATCAATTACTTTCTGCTGGCCAGGGTAATTTGGAGTAACAAAGTATCCATCATTTCTTGGCTCATTAAAATGAGTCCACTTCAGCATAAAAAAGAATTTATCAATCTTCATATTCAAGAAAAGGTCGGTAGCCATATATCCGAATATCTCTTGATCATTTTGAAGATAAAATTGCTGAATCTCAGGAGCATATGCATTACCTAAATAAGAAGAACGTGCGTGTGCATCTATTCCAAATTCTACAGGTACAAGGTCTTTAAACCAATTTCCTCTCCAAAAATAACGTCCATTGAAATAAAGGTCAGGAATTCTAATAAAATCAGATGAACCTCCAGAAATATTAGTTGCTATAATTTCATTTTCAAGATGCCATCCCTCCTTTTTATCATTGTATAATCGAAGGTTAAAATCTCCGCCAAACGAAGAGATAAGAACACCATCACTGGATTGTTGTGGGTTTATTTCCTCATCGAAATACACAAAATTATTGTAGGCTGTAAAACTTGCTTTAGGCCTCAATTCGAAAGAATTAAAATTCAATTTTATTGTTCCTTCTAATTTATTGGTGAAGACCGGGTCAAACGAATTGTGCCATTCGTGATGATTTCCAAAGTAGTCTGTATAGATAAAGGGAACATTAAATTTCATGGAATTGTAACTAATATCAATAAAATCGCTGGATAGATTACCTCCAAATTGATATTCTCCTCCTCCTAAATATTCAGCATTGGTAGAGATTTTAAATTTTTCCTTCCAATTAAATCGAGCATATGCTCCTAGGTATTTTTCAACTGTTGCTTCTCTTGGATCGTAAAGAAGGTATTGCCAGTCAATGGAGCGCAAACGAGCATAAAACCGATAGAATACTGACGAAAGATCCCCTTTTATTCCTGCCTCATTAGATAAAGACGTAAACACCGCTCTCTCATTTGTCGAGTCAGTTCCTAATAGAAATTCATCATAAAAATCTAAGTACGGATTATATCCATCAGCTGCTGATCCATCAGCAACATCCTGATAGATATTCGTTTCTTTCCGATAGTCAAAGGTGTGATACAGCTGAAATTGCTCTGCGATTTGATAATCCTGGTAAAGATGCCATCTAGAAGTCTTTACAACACTTTGTGCCTCTTCTAATCGGACGAGAGAATTGTTAAAAAGAAAAAAATCACTTCTTAAGTTTTCCGAAGTTGGTCGTGCACCTCCTACCTCAGCCACCTTGTGGCTCATACTGGAGTAGTTAGCGGTCATTTGATAAGGAGCTGTTGAATGCTTATAATGGGTATAAGCGACGAAAGAAGTTCCTAAAACTTGCCGATCTGTTTGATTTGTTGGTGCTAGTTGCTTGTTTGCAGTAATCTTACGAACATCAAAGCCAAGGTTCCAGTTTTCATTTACATTT is a genomic window of Marinobacter alexandrii containing:
- a CDS encoding zinc ABC transporter substrate-binding protein, whose product is MKNIATFSICIALFGFGCSTKNEQTTSTPHVVATTGMLYDAVINIAKDKVTAEAIMGPGVDPHLYKATQGDLSKFNKADLVVYNGILLEGKMSEILAKLGRQKLVVAAAESIPKHMLKSAIGYKDAYDPHVWFDINRWKYAVKSISKSLVSLDSTNQAFYQKNTTEYLLQLDSLEEYVIQRLKEIPKDQRILVTAHDAFVYFGDAYNIQVEALQGISTVADFGLKDIAQITDLIIDNNIKAIFVETSVSEKSINAVVTGCRERGHDIRIGGYLYSDAMGEFGTEEGTYIGMFKKNIETIVEALK
- a CDS encoding four helix bundle protein translates to MRDFRNLEVWQEAHQIALKCYHISKSFPNEEKFGITSQLRRSALSIPTNIAEGCGRSGQLEFKRFCEIAMGSAAEVEYLLYFSSEIDLISKPDYNEINNELITLRKRLNALIQKLKVNV
- a CDS encoding metal ABC transporter ATP-binding protein; the encoded protein is MSNSFVKQVENPALEIHDLTVSYDKKPVLWGIDLSVPKGALCGIIGPNGAGKSTLIKAVMDLVDMNSGYVKLFDQSLKEVRKQVSYVPQRESVDWDFPASVLDVVLMGRYSKLGLFRNPRKADKEAAMKALELVGMDKYHKRQISQLSGGQQQRVFLARALTQNADIYFLDEPFAGVDAATEKAIFKILQELSRESKTIIVVHHDLQSVETYFDWVILLNLRLVASGPTKEVFSPQLLEETYGGKLTLLTEVGELVQKGEFQAREKQ
- a CDS encoding iron chelate uptake ABC transporter family permease subunit, whose protein sequence is METLIEFFSFKYPNIKYVVFGAVLLSISSAVVGCFTFIKKKSLVGDVISHAVLPGICISFMISGSKDPFLLIIGAFISGWISIIVMDAIIQNTKIKEDAATGLSLSVFFGIGILLMTYIQHSGNASQSGLDTFLFGKAAALVGKDLVAFSIIAFIVLITVFAFYKEFKLISFDPNFARVIGLPIKKLEMVLTSVTVLAVVTGIQAVGVVLMAAMLITPAAAARFWTNRLSKMILLASVFGAFSGVSGAYISYSAPSMPTGPWMVMILSIIALFSFFFAPRKGIVVRQWRRFSIRRQLLEENLLKAFYRIGENSGEHYSVVAVDDIRLIRNFSSAQLVKGLRKLKTHGYVKKTSQNWLLTKEGFEKGKRITRLHRLWELYLTKYLRIAPDHVHEDADTIEHVITPELEARLEKLLEYPTSDPHSSEIPK
- a CDS encoding metal ABC transporter permease, whose product is MDAFWIILTGSLVAVSCSMLGTFLVLRKMSMVGDAISHSVLPGIVIAFFIAGSMQSVWMLLGAGILGILTTFLIEFFHQKGKLQADASIGVTFTWLFALGVILVTYYAGNAHIDQDCILHGEIAYVPIDLIYTNSGNPIAPKAVIILTVVLILILLFIFLFYKELFITTFDSSFATAIGISTSKWHYALMSLVSLTTVASFESVGAILVVALLITPAASAYLVTNQLKSMLILSSVFGVFSSFLGYWLSYILDGSIAGAMVTVSGAIFACCYIITRFKK
- a CDS encoding adenine phosphoribosyltransferase; this translates as MNLQERIINSIRDVPDFPKPGIVFKDITPLLKDVSLSSDITKALADYWSRIDIDAIVGIESRGFIWGNSLAQKLGIPFIPIRKKGKLPADTFSYKYDLEYGSAEMEIHRDGILQNQKVLVHDDLLATGGTAMAAAELIKVSGGEVAGFSFLVELGFLKGVNSLKPYDCDVHSLITY
- a CDS encoding ABC transporter permease — its product is MNIRENIKEGIKSIKANKLRTFLTAAIISIGITSLVGILTAIDGIQNSINNSFSSLGANTFDIEDKRRDRGSSDGKKAKRYPKVTYNELLTFKEKYEGPGVVSIYTVITGQAEVKYESKVTNPNQIVRGGDENYLTVDGYDVDQGRPFSANESLNGSYVALVGSDVIDELFDDNESPVGKKISLMGNKFRIVGTIAEQGGASGNSNIDRTIIIPMQTARIIAPERNFGYEIAVSVTDPTQMENAMGIARGLMRAIRQDRLGDEDSFELSASKSLAERMGEITGYLRAGGFTIGFVTLIGASIGLMNIMLVSVTERTREIGVRKALGATPLKIRQQFLIEAIVICQMGGIGGIVLGMTIGNLTSSLIFNSGFVVPWLWMFIAVLIGVAVGLISGYIPAYKASKLDPIDSLRFE
- a CDS encoding tRNA-(ms[2]io[6]A)-hydroxylase; translated protein: MNPAKTTLGLELPTDPRWVNIAEKNIEDILVDHAYCEQKAASSCISLIIMFPEREKLVDVLTPVVAEEWAHFELVISHLKKRGFGLGKPRKDEYVSRLNGIIKKGGAREEQLVERLLMNALIEARSCERFKLLWKNLDDQELQRFYYDLMISEAGHYHNFIDLAKEYMDEERVEKRWKEFLTGEADIMRDLVPRPDRMH
- a CDS encoding putative porin, with translation MHSIHPNQSLDLCVRQILSLVAVCFLINLSAQIVDDSTKQVYGPSTTEYTFQNNLLNNIDLYQKVDTSIYLFERQSFVNRSGRKYQNLGNLGTALFPIFYTPQKMFGRTSGFNAYDQYAFQPSEIKYYDTKSPFIELFVLLGGGNRNIVDIGFSRNVNENWNLGFDVRKITANKQLAPTNQTDRQVLGTSFVAYTHYKHSTAPYQMTANYSSMSHKVAEVGGARPTSENLRSDFFLFNNSLVRLEEAQSVVKTSRWHLYQDYQIAEQFQLYHTFDYRKETNIYQDVADGSAADGYNPYLDFYDEFLLGTDSTNERAVFTSLSNEAGIKGDLSSVFYRFYARLRSIDWQYLLYDPREATVEKYLGAYARFNWKEKFKISTNAEYLGGGEYQFGGNLSSDFIDISYNSMKFNVPFIYTDYFGNHHEWHNSFDPVFTNKLEGTIKLNFNSFELRPKASFTAYNNFVYFDEEINPQQSSDGVLISSFGGDFNLRLYNDKKEGWHLENEIIATNISGGSSDFIRIPDLYFNGRYFWRGNWFKDLVPVEFGIDAHARSSYLGNAYAPEIQQFYLQNDQEIFGYMATDLFLNMKIDKFFFMLKWTHFNEPRNDGYFVTPNYPGQQKVIDLAIRWMFFD